The following is a genomic window from Streptomyces sp. BHT-5-2.
GTCCTTTCCCGCCACGGGAGTTGGCGTCGCGATGTCGCGCCGTGAAGTGGCGTCGTGAGTCGTGTCGTGATGTCGCGTCGTGCGGGCTGTTCGCTGCCCACCTGGGCGTCCGGTGATGTGCGCCGTCACTCGAAGGGGGGTCGCCGAATCGATCCGCCGGCGGGGGCGGGTTTCGACGGGGTGGACGCGGCAGCGCCCCGGCCCCGCGGGAAGGCGGGAGCCGGGGCGCTGGGCGGCGGGGCCACGGGGTGGCCGGCGGGTCAGTCGGTCACCGTGATCGCGGCGGCCGGGCAGATGGCCGCCGCCTCGCGGACCGCTTCGTGGAGCGCGGCGGGCGGCTCGGCGTCGAGGACGACCACGATGCCGTCCTCCTCCCGCTGGTCGAAGACGTCGGGCGCGGCGAGGACGCAGCTGCCGGCGCCGCAGCACTTCTCCTGGTCGGCGTGGATGCGCATGGTGCTCCCAAGTGGTGGGGGATGACGGACAGTTGATGCTGGACGGCGGTGGGCGGGGGTGCCGCGCCTACCAGGCGATGGGCAGGGAGTGCACCCCGTAGATCGCCATGTCGCTGCGGAACGGGATCTCCTCGTAGGGGATCGCCAGGTGCAGGCCCGGCAGTCGGCGGATCAGGGTTTCCAGCGCGATCTGGAGCTCCACCCTGGCCAACGGCTGGCCCAGGCACTGGTGGACGCCGAAGCCGAAGGCGACATGGCGGCGGGCGTCCCGGGACACGTCGAGGGCGTCGCCGCCGGGGAAGACCCCGGCGTCCCGGTTGGCCGAGTTGATCATGCACAGGACGCCCTCGCCGGCGCGGATGGTGCGGCCGCCGACGGCGACGTCCTCGGTGGCGATCCGGGGGACGCCGTTGTGAACGATCGTCAGATAGCGCAGCAGTTCCTCGACGGCCCCCTTGACGAGCGCGGGCTCGGCGCGCAGCCGGGCGAGCTGTTCGGGGTTGCGCAGCAGGGCGAGGGTGGACAGCGCGGTCATGTTGGCGGTCGTCTCATGGCCGGCGACCAGCAGTAGCCGGCCCATGGTGGCGATCTCCGTGTCGGAGAGTTCGCCGCGGGCGACCAGGCGGCTGACGATGGCGTCGTCCGGCCGCTCCCGCTTGGCCCGGGCGAGCCGGGCCAGGTACTCCACCAGCTCGTCCTGGGCCGCCCGGACCTCCTCGGGCGTCGAGCGCAGCGAGAGCAGGATCCGGCTCCGCTCCTGGAAGTACTCGTGGTCCTCGTAGGGGACGCCCAGCAGCAGGCAGATCACCAGGGACGGCAGCGGCAGCGCGAAGTCGGTGACGAGGTCGGCGGTGGTGCGCCCGTCGGTCATCCGGTCGAGCAGCTCGTCGGCGAGGCGCTGCACGTCGGGGCGCATCGCCTCGACCTTCTTGACCATGAAGTCGGCGGTGAGCATCCGGCGCAGCCGGGCGTGCTCCGGGTCGTCCAGGCGGATGAACGTCCGGCTGTTGCCGACGATTTCGCGGGCTCCGGCGGTGAGGAACGGGAAACCGGGGCGGTGGGCGTCGGCGCTGAAGCGCGGGTCGCCGAGCACCTCCCGGACTTCCTGATGGCCCGTCACCAACCAGCAGGGGGAGTCGTCCCAGAGCGTGGCGCGGGTGAGCGGCTCGGTGCGGGTCGCGTCGGCGATGCCGGGGGCGGGGTCGAAGGGGCAGCCCGGGGCGCGGCTGGCCGGGACGGTGAGGGACTCGGGGGGAGCGGTGCGTTCTGCGGTCGTCATGCGGCCGGTCCTTCCGCGTGGGTTAGTTACCTAACTTAGGTAACTAAGTTGTCGCCACGCTAACCCAGGCCGGACGGGGGAGGGAAGGACGGATCGCGGCAGGACCGATGTTGGCTCAAAGTGACTGTCACGTAGGCCGATACGGGGGCGACGGGCGGCCTCGGCAACCGGCGTGCAAGGGCGTTCCGGCGTGTTCCGGGGGCGTCCGGCGACGGCCGGATCCTGGTACGGAGCGCTACGGATCCGGGGACCGCCGCCCGCTACAGTTCCCTCATGCCGGACCCCGCGACCCACCAGGACCCCACCGCCGCACTGCAAAAAGTGCTGGCCACGCTGTCCTATCTGCTCACCCGCTCACAGGCGCACGAGCGGCAGGCGAGCCAGGCGGGGGTCACGGCCGGCCGCTCCGATCTCTATCTGCTGATGGCGCTGGAGGACAGCGGAGGGGTCAGCCGGGTCGGCGATCTCGCGGTGCAGATGATGGTCGAGCCGCCGCATGTCACCCGGCAGATCCGGCAGTTGGAGGCGCAGGACCTCGTCGAGCGCACCCCGGACGAGCTGGACCGGCGGGCCCGCCGGATCGCGATCACACCGCGCGGCCGGGCCGTCCTGGAGAGCTTCCGGCAGGCCCGACTGGCCGGATTGCGCCAGGCGCTCAGCGATTTCGACGCCGCCGAACTGGTCACCACGAAGGCGGTCCTGGACCGCCTCGTCGACTACGTCCGCGACAAGCATGCGGAGGAGGGACCGGGAGTGCAGGGGGAGCGGGGGGCGTAGGTCCTGTCGTCAAACTCGCGCCTGCCGGGCGGCGCCCGGCCCGCCCTCCGGCGAACGGCGGGAGTTTGACGACAGGACCTTGGGCGGCCGGGGCCCACCGGCCGGCGGGCGACGGGCCCCGGCCGGTGGGCGGCGCCGCTACTCGATCTCGACGCGGCCGCTGTGGGTGGTGCCGTTGCCGTTCTGGGCGCCGGAGTTCCCGGCGTTGTCGGGCGAGGGCGGGGTGGCGAGGTTGCGGCGGACCGAGTCCAGGATGGTCAGGCCCTGGCCGACCAGGCCGGCGGCGATCTCGCCGAGGCCGTCGGTGCCGTTGAGGACGTTGACGTTGGCGTTGGCCAGACCCGCGGACGCCTCCTTGACGATCTGCGGGAGCTGGTCGATCAGCATCCGGTCCAGGGCCACCCGGTCGTGCGAGGCGGCGGCCTCGGCCTGGATCTTCATCCGCTCGGCCTCGGCCATGGCCAGCAGCTTGATGCGCTCGGCCTCCGCCTCGGCGGGCTTGACGACCTCGGCGACCAGTTCCTGCTGGCGCAGCCGGGCCCGGCGCTCGGCCAGCTCGGTCTGGGCCGCCAGGACCTCCTGCTGGGCGTGTGCCTGGGCGAGCGGGCCGGCCTGCGCGGCCTGGGCCTGTGCGCGGTCCACCTCGGCGGAGTACTCGGCCTGGACGACTGCGGTCTGGCGGTTGTACTCGGCCTGATTGCGCGCTGCCTCCTGCTGTGCCTCGACCGACGCCTGGGTGGCCCGGGCCTGGGCGACCTGGGCCTTCTGCTGGATGGCCGCCTTGTGCGGGGCGGACATCGCCGCGATGTAGCCGGTGTCGCCGTCGTCGATCGACTGGATCTGCAACGAGTCGACGATCAGGCCGATCTTGGCCATTTCGGTCTTGGAGGTCTCCAGGACCTCGGTGGCCAGCTTCTGCCGTTCGGTGACGATCTCCTCGACCGTCATCGAGCCGATGATGGAGCGCAGATGACCGGCGAAGATCCGGCCGGTCAGGATCGACATCTGCTCCTGGTCGGACAGGAAGCGCTGGCCGGCGTTGACGATGCTCTCGGTGTCGTTGCCGACCTTGAACGCGATCACGGCACGCACCGTGAGCGCGATGCCCTGCCTGGTCACGCACTTCTCGGCGACCTCGGACTCGCACAGCGCCAGCGTCAGGAAGCGGACCTTGCGGAAGACCGGCAGCACGAACTTGCCGTGGCCGGTCACCACCCGGAATGGCGCACCGCCCTGCCCCCGCCTGCCACCGGAGATCAGCATGGCTTGATCAGGGGCAGGAACGCGGTAACCGAACATCACTCGTCTCCTCAACCAGCGTCGCCGGGGTCACCGGGCGACGCGTCCAACGGATCGACCCACTCCATGACGTTGACCTGGCGATGGCCACGGGACTCGATCACGAGCACGGTCGCCCCTACGGGAAGGGGTTCGGCGGACCAGGCGAGAAACGTTTCGGAGCCGCCCCGGACCCGCACCAGAACCTCACCGGGGCCGGCAGCTCCGCGCGTGCCGATCAGCAGCACTCCGGTACAGCCGATCACGGCTTCATCCCGGGCCATCGATCGCTGCCCTCCCCCGTTCCGTTCTCTTCGATCTGACCATAGCGCTCCGGTGTGCGGCGGCCTATGGCGGGAGGGCGGCGAGTTGGTGCGCCGTTTAGGTGGAGCGGTGGGCCGCCGGGTCGGGGAGGAGCGGGAGCAGCAGTGAGACCAGCGCGGCGAGGGCGGCGTTGGCGGTGAGGGCCCATCGCAGCGCCTGGCCGTAGGCGACGACGTCCTGGTGGGCGGCGGGGCCGAGCGCTCCGTAGAAGAGGACGCCGATGACGGCGACGCCCACCGCGCCGCCGACCTGCTGCCCGGTGGACAG
Proteins encoded in this region:
- a CDS encoding ferredoxin, with the protein product MRIHADQEKCCGAGSCVLAAPDVFDQREEDGIVVVLDAEPPAALHEAVREAAAICPAAAITVTD
- a CDS encoding cytochrome P450, which gives rise to MTTAERTAPPESLTVPASRAPGCPFDPAPGIADATRTEPLTRATLWDDSPCWLVTGHQEVREVLGDPRFSADAHRPGFPFLTAGAREIVGNSRTFIRLDDPEHARLRRMLTADFMVKKVEAMRPDVQRLADELLDRMTDGRTTADLVTDFALPLPSLVICLLLGVPYEDHEYFQERSRILLSLRSTPEEVRAAQDELVEYLARLARAKRERPDDAIVSRLVARGELSDTEIATMGRLLLVAGHETTANMTALSTLALLRNPEQLARLRAEPALVKGAVEELLRYLTIVHNGVPRIATEDVAVGGRTIRAGEGVLCMINSANRDAGVFPGGDALDVSRDARRHVAFGFGVHQCLGQPLARVELQIALETLIRRLPGLHLAIPYEEIPFRSDMAIYGVHSLPIAW
- a CDS encoding MarR family winged helix-turn-helix transcriptional regulator, yielding MPDPATHQDPTAALQKVLATLSYLLTRSQAHERQASQAGVTAGRSDLYLLMALEDSGGVSRVGDLAVQMMVEPPHVTRQIRQLEAQDLVERTPDELDRRARRIAITPRGRAVLESFRQARLAGLRQALSDFDAAELVTTKAVLDRLVDYVRDKHAEEGPGVQGERGA
- a CDS encoding flotillin family protein, which translates into the protein MFGYRVPAPDQAMLISGGRRGQGGAPFRVVTGHGKFVLPVFRKVRFLTLALCESEVAEKCVTRQGIALTVRAVIAFKVGNDTESIVNAGQRFLSDQEQMSILTGRIFAGHLRSIIGSMTVEEIVTERQKLATEVLETSKTEMAKIGLIVDSLQIQSIDDGDTGYIAAMSAPHKAAIQQKAQVAQARATQASVEAQQEAARNQAEYNRQTAVVQAEYSAEVDRAQAQAAQAGPLAQAHAQQEVLAAQTELAERRARLRQQELVAEVVKPAEAEAERIKLLAMAEAERMKIQAEAAASHDRVALDRMLIDQLPQIVKEASAGLANANVNVLNGTDGLGEIAAGLVGQGLTILDSVRRNLATPPSPDNAGNSGAQNGNGTTHSGRVEIE